In Trichocoleus desertorum ATA4-8-CV12, the following proteins share a genomic window:
- a CDS encoding ATP-dependent Clp protease ATP-binding subunit: MFELFTEKAIKAVMLSQEEARRLGHNLVGTEQILLGLIGEKTGVAAKVLLHLGVSLKDARIEVEKIIGRGSGFVPAELPFTPKVKRVFEAALAEARQLGHNYIGPEHLLLGLIRDGEGVAVKVLERLNIDKDEVRSRVLQSVNDVATVSATRPQERDSGKRPSKLRNLEEFGTNLTQMAIDGKLDPMIGRQKEIDRAVQILGRRTKNNPVLIGEPGVGKTAIAEGLAQRISDHAVPDTLFGKQVISLSMGSLVSGTRYRGDFEERLKNIVEEVRQAGNVILVIDEIHTLVGAGGVEGGMDAANLLKPALARGEFQCIGATTLDEYRKHIEKDAALERRFQPIMVGEPSVDETIEILHGLRDRYEQHHKVAIADLALEAAAKLSDRYISDRFLPDKAIDLIDEAGSRVRLSHSKTSATKALKQELRQVTQDKDAAVAAQDFDQAGHLRDRELELEAQIKATTASEQQVSKTLANRPVVDEEDIAQIVASWTGVPVNKLTESESELLLHLEDTLHQRLIGQEEAVTAVSRAIRRARVGLKDPNRPIASFIFSGPTGVGKTELTKALAAYFFSSEDAMIRLDMSEYMERHTVSKLVGSPPGYVGYDEGGQLTEAVRRRPYTVVLFDEIEKAHPDVFNLLLQILEDGRLTDAQGRTVDFKNTLLILTSNIGSRVIEKGGGGLGFDLATETQAEAQYNRVRSLLNEELKQFFRPELLNRLDEIIVFRQLTREEVKQIADLMVRELSNRLSEEQGITLQITERMKDRLVVEGYNPSYGARSLRRTITRLLEDALAEAILSGRIYSGAIAMVDVDEDGQVQVHPEAQAALIPAIA, encoded by the coding sequence ATGTTCGAACTTTTTACAGAGAAGGCCATTAAGGCAGTGATGCTATCCCAGGAAGAGGCGCGTCGCCTGGGACACAACCTCGTGGGAACCGAGCAAATTCTCCTAGGACTGATTGGCGAAAAGACAGGAGTTGCAGCTAAAGTTCTGCTACACCTGGGTGTCAGTCTTAAAGATGCTCGGATTGAAGTTGAAAAGATTATTGGTCGGGGGTCTGGCTTCGTACCAGCTGAACTGCCCTTTACCCCCAAAGTCAAGCGTGTATTTGAAGCCGCTCTGGCAGAAGCTCGCCAGTTGGGACACAACTACATCGGCCCTGAGCACTTATTACTGGGCTTAATCCGTGATGGTGAAGGAGTTGCGGTTAAAGTTCTAGAGCGCTTGAACATCGACAAAGATGAAGTGCGATCGCGAGTGCTGCAATCCGTTAATGATGTCGCAACTGTTTCGGCAACTCGCCCACAAGAGCGTGACAGTGGCAAGCGTCCTAGCAAGCTCCGCAACTTAGAAGAGTTTGGTACCAATCTGACTCAAATGGCAATCGATGGCAAACTGGACCCGATGATCGGTCGCCAGAAAGAAATTGATCGAGCGGTGCAGATTTTGGGTCGTCGCACCAAAAATAACCCGGTTCTCATTGGTGAACCTGGGGTTGGTAAGACTGCGATCGCTGAAGGTCTAGCGCAACGTATTTCCGATCATGCTGTGCCCGATACGCTGTTTGGCAAGCAGGTGATCAGCTTGAGTATGGGTTCTTTAGTCTCTGGGACTCGTTATCGCGGAGATTTTGAAGAGCGCCTCAAGAACATTGTGGAGGAAGTGCGGCAAGCGGGCAACGTCATTCTCGTGATTGACGAGATTCACACCCTGGTGGGTGCAGGTGGAGTTGAAGGTGGCATGGATGCTGCTAACTTGCTCAAGCCTGCCCTGGCTCGTGGTGAGTTCCAGTGTATTGGTGCTACCACTCTAGATGAATACCGCAAGCACATTGAGAAAGATGCTGCCCTAGAGCGTCGCTTCCAGCCGATTATGGTGGGTGAGCCGTCTGTGGATGAAACCATTGAGATTCTGCACGGACTGCGCGATCGCTATGAGCAGCACCATAAAGTCGCAATTGCTGATCTAGCTCTAGAAGCAGCGGCTAAGCTCTCCGATCGTTACATCTCCGATCGCTTCTTGCCCGATAAAGCGATTGACCTAATTGATGAAGCAGGGTCACGAGTGCGCTTGAGCCACTCAAAGACTTCTGCCACCAAAGCGTTGAAGCAAGAGTTGCGCCAAGTGACTCAAGACAAAGATGCGGCTGTTGCAGCTCAGGACTTTGACCAAGCGGGTCATCTGCGCGATCGCGAGCTAGAGCTAGAAGCTCAAATTAAAGCGACTACTGCCTCTGAGCAACAAGTCAGCAAGACTCTAGCCAATCGGCCTGTGGTCGATGAGGAAGATATTGCCCAGATTGTGGCTTCTTGGACAGGAGTACCCGTCAATAAGCTCACTGAGTCTGAATCAGAGTTGCTGTTGCACTTAGAAGATACGCTGCACCAGCGCTTAATTGGTCAAGAAGAAGCAGTAACAGCAGTGTCTCGCGCCATCCGTCGGGCACGGGTAGGTCTCAAGGACCCCAATCGTCCGATCGCGAGCTTTATCTTCTCTGGCCCTACTGGAGTGGGTAAGACAGAACTGACCAAGGCTCTAGCTGCCTATTTCTTCAGCTCCGAAGACGCGATGATTCGCCTCGACATGTCCGAGTACATGGAGCGCCATACCGTCTCCAAGTTGGTTGGTTCTCCTCCGGGCTACGTCGGTTATGACGAAGGCGGTCAGCTCACCGAAGCAGTGCGTCGTCGGCCTTACACGGTCGTGCTATTTGACGAAATCGAGAAAGCTCATCCCGATGTCTTCAACCTGTTGTTGCAGATTCTCGAAGATGGTCGCTTGACTGACGCTCAAGGCCGCACCGTAGACTTCAAGAACACGCTGTTGATCTTGACTTCTAATATCGGTTCTCGCGTCATTGAGAAAGGTGGTGGTGGTCTTGGCTTCGATCTCGCAACCGAGACTCAAGCCGAAGCGCAGTACAATCGCGTGCGATCGCTCCTGAATGAGGAACTAAAGCAGTTCTTCCGTCCGGAATTGCTCAATCGTTTGGATGAGATTATCGTCTTCCGTCAACTCACCCGTGAGGAAGTGAAGCAAATTGCGGATCTGATGGTGCGCGAACTCTCCAACCGCCTCAGCGAGGAACAGGGCATTACCCTGCAAATCACAGAGCGGATGAAAGATCGCTTAGTAGTGGAAGGCTACAACCCCAGCTACGGCGCGCGATCGCTGCGTCGAACCATTACTCGCCTGCTAGAAGATGCCTTGGCAGAAGCAATTTTGTCAGGCCGCATCTATAGTGGCGCGATCGCAATGGTCGATGTCGATGAAGACGGGCAGGTGCAAGTCCATCCGGAGGCACAAGCTGCCTTGATCCCCGCGATCGCATAG
- a CDS encoding EAL domain-containing protein → MNVSQAEPTPADILVVDDTPENLRLLATILSKEGYNVRKALNGTMALTAVQTVQPDLILLDIMMPEMDGYEVCHHLKANSQTARVPVIFLSALNEGLDKAKAFDVGGADYITKPFQVQEVLARVQNQLALRASELKNEELNTQLEARVKERTYQLEIANQELQQQVYERQQLQAKLLKMALHDALTDLPNRALFMERLVQALRQAKAEADDQFAVLFLDCDRFKVVNDSLGHLVGDELLVAIARRLEQCLRPHHTLARLGGDEFAILLTNITNLDSATQVADQILNALAHPFKLARYEVFINASIGITLNHAEHKQPEHLLRDADTAMYRAKALGRGQYQVFDPMMHTKALQLLHLETDLRRAIQQQEFVVHYQPIVALHNHRLIGFEALVRWQHPQQGLLSPATFIPIAEETGLITQIGYWVLREACQQLCQWQANSLPDLALSISVNLSARQVAQPDLVEQIDQILADTQVNPQALKLEITESVIMENPQSASVMFQELRERQIQLSIDDFGTGYSSLSYLHSFPINILKIDRSFVQRLADGSEGSGLVPLIINIAHSLGLTVVAEGIETTEQLAQLKALGCDFGQGYLFSKPVAVEQAAELIASTPPWLDLNPNSVPLAKTIW, encoded by the coding sequence ATGAATGTTAGCCAAGCTGAGCCTACCCCAGCAGACATCCTGGTCGTTGACGATACCCCAGAAAATCTACGCCTGCTCGCGACCATTTTGAGCAAAGAGGGGTATAACGTCCGCAAAGCCCTTAATGGCACAATGGCTCTGACTGCTGTGCAGACTGTCCAGCCAGACTTAATTTTGTTGGACATTATGATGCCAGAGATGGACGGATATGAAGTTTGCCATCATCTCAAAGCAAATTCGCAAACAGCTAGAGTTCCTGTGATTTTTTTAAGTGCTTTGAATGAGGGGCTTGATAAAGCAAAGGCATTTGATGTTGGGGGCGCAGACTACATTACAAAACCTTTTCAGGTGCAGGAAGTTTTAGCGAGAGTGCAAAATCAACTCGCGCTAAGAGCATCTGAACTAAAGAATGAGGAGCTGAATACCCAATTAGAAGCCAGGGTAAAAGAACGCACCTATCAGCTAGAAATTGCTAACCAAGAGTTGCAGCAGCAGGTCTATGAGCGCCAACAACTTCAAGCTAAACTGCTCAAAATGGCGCTGCACGATGCCCTGACAGATTTACCCAATCGAGCTTTATTCATGGAACGGCTGGTGCAGGCCCTCCGACAAGCGAAGGCAGAAGCAGATGATCAATTTGCGGTTTTGTTTCTGGACTGCGATCGCTTCAAGGTCGTCAATGATTCTTTGGGGCACTTGGTCGGGGATGAATTACTGGTGGCGATCGCTCGTCGGCTAGAGCAATGTCTCAGACCTCACCATACCCTGGCTCGCTTAGGGGGAGATGAGTTTGCCATTCTTCTGACAAATATTACTAACCTCGATAGTGCTACTCAAGTCGCTGATCAGATCCTAAACGCCTTAGCCCATCCGTTTAAGCTAGCAAGGTATGAAGTGTTTATCAACGCCAGCATTGGCATTACCCTCAACCATGCTGAACACAAGCAACCTGAGCACTTGCTACGAGACGCAGACACCGCCATGTACCGAGCCAAGGCACTGGGAAGAGGGCAATATCAAGTCTTTGATCCCATGATGCATACCAAAGCACTGCAGCTCTTACATCTGGAAACTGACCTGCGCCGAGCCATTCAACAGCAAGAGTTTGTGGTGCATTACCAACCCATTGTGGCACTGCATAACCACCGCTTAATAGGGTTTGAAGCTTTGGTTCGTTGGCAACACCCTCAGCAGGGTCTACTATCACCCGCCACATTTATTCCCATTGCAGAAGAAACAGGTTTAATTACTCAGATTGGCTATTGGGTGTTGCGAGAAGCATGCCAGCAGCTCTGTCAGTGGCAAGCAAACAGTTTACCCGACTTGGCTCTCTCAATCAGTGTTAATTTGTCAGCTCGACAGGTCGCTCAGCCAGATTTGGTTGAGCAAATTGATCAAATTCTGGCCGACACCCAAGTTAATCCTCAAGCTTTAAAGCTGGAGATTACCGAAAGTGTGATTATGGAAAATCCTCAATCAGCCAGTGTGATGTTTCAAGAGCTGCGAGAACGGCAAATTCAGCTCAGCATTGACGACTTTGGCACAGGATATTCTTCTCTGAGCTACTTACACTCTTTTCCGATCAATATCCTCAAAATTGATCGTTCGTTTGTGCAGCGGCTGGCAGACGGCTCCGAAGGTTCAGGGTTGGTGCCTCTGATCATCAACATTGCTCATTCATTAGGGCTAACTGTTGTAGCTGAGGGCATCGAAACCACTGAACAGCTCGCTCAACTCAAGGCGCTTGGTTGTGACTTTGGGCAGGGCTATCTGTTTTCTAAACCTGTAGCAGTCGAACAAGCCGCTGAGCTGATTGCCTCAACTCCTCCCTGGCTTGATTTGAATCCAAACTCAGTCCCCCTCGCCAAAACCATTTGGTAG
- a CDS encoding PHP domain-containing protein, translated as MLELHCHTTYSDGTLTPTELVELAARKGVQALAITDHDTLGGWDEAFATASAHDLEIVPGLELSTVQSDRSLHILGFYPDRDKLEAPLTERLAGRKRRADKMVAKLAELGYPIQLPQLGAGMAPGRPHIATALVKAGHVPSTREAFDRWLGDDKPAYEHYEKFSAIDGIQLLRSCDAVPVWAHPYLFRGGEVEETLPGLVAAGLMGIEVYHPNHSLKQSRKLEKLCIQYGLLMSGGSDFHGPHPDSKHSDNTSLNSLRISLSLLQPIKQAASNLRQAKELK; from the coding sequence ATGCTCGAACTACATTGCCACACCACTTACTCCGACGGCACCCTCACCCCTACAGAACTGGTGGAGCTAGCTGCTAGAAAGGGAGTCCAAGCGTTAGCGATTACCGATCACGACACCTTAGGGGGTTGGGATGAAGCCTTCGCTACGGCTAGTGCCCATGACTTAGAAATTGTGCCTGGGTTAGAACTCAGCACAGTTCAGAGCGATCGCTCTCTGCATATTCTGGGTTTTTACCCCGATCGCGACAAATTAGAAGCACCTTTGACGGAGCGTTTAGCGGGTCGCAAGCGGCGAGCAGACAAAATGGTGGCAAAGCTAGCCGAACTAGGCTACCCAATTCAGCTCCCCCAGCTGGGTGCAGGCATGGCCCCTGGCCGTCCCCACATCGCGACAGCCCTAGTCAAAGCTGGACATGTGCCATCCACCAGAGAAGCATTCGATCGTTGGCTAGGCGATGACAAGCCCGCCTATGAGCATTACGAGAAATTCTCCGCGATCGATGGCATTCAGTTATTACGGTCGTGTGATGCCGTTCCTGTGTGGGCACACCCTTACCTGTTCCGGGGCGGAGAAGTAGAAGAAACATTACCCGGATTAGTCGCAGCGGGTCTGATGGGCATAGAAGTGTATCATCCGAACCACAGCCTGAAGCAATCAAGAAAGCTAGAGAAGCTCTGTATTCAGTATGGGTTGTTGATGAGCGGTGGCAGTGACTTTCATGGCCCCCATCCCGACAGCAAGCATTCAGACAACACATCCTTAAATAGCTTGCGGATCTCCCTCTCTCTACTGCAACCAATCAAGCAAGCTGCATCAAATCTCCGCCAAGCAAAAGAGTTGAAGTAG
- a CDS encoding response regulator, protein MARTYDLGLVALPVAIAILLIGALALLRFFLSRHFMTQKVRAQARQESEKQFHLLLDEMHIGVLLLNAKAEVLTHNQAVIHLLNLSSDDLVGQTFGINWPLQQVDGTPCCVSELPVQQAIALGQSIHGVVLITALGSKNHRWLLINVELQTLKTGQVERVVCTINDITQQKQAEAALQDTLEREQASAKVIQRMRQTLDLPNIFKATTQELRQVVDCDRTLVYRFKSDWGGELVSESVAAGWQALVSRQSFQPELTQVAVANSDCQARSLSSNDELIQDTYLQSTQGGIYRQGISYLSITDVYTAGFDPCYLGLLERFQARAYIIVPIFCRNQLWGLLAAYQNSGPREWESAEIKMVVQIGIQLGVAIQQAELLAQTQQQAQELQAAKEAADKANQAKSDFLANMSHELRTPLNAILGFTQLMHHTSIITSEYQQYLDIISRSGEHLLELINDVLEMSKIEAGRSTLHETSFDLHRLLDNLTEMLQLKARSKGLQLTCIRTTDVPQYVKTDASKLRQVLINLLGNAIKFTDRGHVTLQVSTSSSQALNVSPEKQTNGTPEGMTHLTFVVIDTGPGIASHELNQLFEAFGQTAAGLKIAGGTGLGLPISQKFVQLLGGEITVKSQLSRGSIFHFEIPVQTEKSRLLEPKALSRRQISSIATGQPIYRILVVEDSTTNRFLLVRLLSKVGFAVEAVENGYEALAVWERWQPDLIFMDIQMPVMDGYEATRRIKQSPLGQKTVIVALTASAFEEQRQDILLAGCDDFVRKPFRKEELLATISQHLGVQYSYEELPPPVNSDAATTPVSTAVDTAQQIASMPPNWLSQLHYAAAQCSDRLIAELIQEIPTEFVALKNTLTDLSDNFYFDQITALTQYEESKAKEY, encoded by the coding sequence ATGGCTCGTACTTATGATTTAGGCTTAGTGGCGCTTCCCGTCGCGATCGCCATCCTACTGATTGGAGCTTTAGCTCTACTCCGCTTTTTTCTCAGTCGGCATTTCATGACTCAAAAAGTACGGGCACAAGCACGCCAAGAAAGTGAGAAACAGTTCCACCTGTTACTCGACGAAATGCATATAGGTGTCTTGCTGCTGAATGCCAAAGCTGAAGTTTTGACTCACAACCAAGCAGTCATTCACCTCTTAAACCTGTCATCTGACGATTTGGTAGGACAAACCTTTGGGATAAATTGGCCACTTCAACAAGTAGATGGCACTCCTTGTTGTGTCTCAGAGCTACCTGTACAGCAAGCGATCGCCCTAGGTCAGTCAATTCATGGGGTTGTCCTCATCACAGCACTTGGCAGCAAAAACCATCGCTGGTTATTGATCAATGTCGAGCTACAGACCTTAAAAACTGGACAGGTAGAGCGTGTCGTTTGCACCATTAACGACATCACCCAGCAAAAGCAAGCAGAGGCAGCTCTACAAGACACCTTAGAGCGGGAGCAAGCCAGTGCCAAAGTGATCCAGCGCATGCGTCAAACTCTGGATTTACCCAACATTTTTAAGGCTACAACTCAAGAGTTACGACAGGTCGTGGACTGCGATCGCACCTTAGTTTATCGGTTCAAGTCAGATTGGGGCGGAGAACTGGTGTCTGAATCTGTCGCTGCTGGATGGCAGGCTTTAGTATCCAGACAAAGCTTTCAGCCAGAGCTGACCCAAGTTGCCGTTGCCAATTCGGACTGCCAGGCTAGAAGCTTAAGCAGTAACGACGAACTGATTCAGGACACTTACTTACAGTCAACACAAGGGGGCATCTACCGCCAAGGTATCAGTTACCTCTCAATTACAGATGTTTATACCGCTGGCTTTGACCCCTGCTACCTCGGCCTCCTAGAGCGCTTTCAGGCCCGCGCCTATATCATCGTGCCCATCTTCTGCCGCAACCAACTTTGGGGCTTACTCGCCGCCTATCAAAATTCAGGCCCCCGTGAATGGGAAAGTGCCGAAATCAAAATGGTGGTGCAAATTGGCATTCAATTGGGAGTGGCCATTCAACAAGCTGAGCTACTCGCTCAAACTCAACAGCAGGCGCAAGAATTACAAGCTGCAAAAGAAGCCGCAGATAAAGCGAATCAAGCTAAAAGCGACTTTCTCGCCAACATGAGCCATGAGTTACGCACGCCTCTAAACGCGATCCTCGGTTTCACGCAATTGATGCATCACACATCGATCATCACATCCGAATACCAACAGTATTTAGACATTATTAGTCGTAGTGGCGAGCACCTCCTGGAACTCATCAATGACGTTCTGGAGATGTCGAAAATTGAGGCAGGACGGAGCACCCTGCATGAAACTAGCTTCGACCTGCATCGCTTGCTAGACAACCTCACCGAAATGCTACAGCTTAAAGCTCGCTCCAAAGGTTTGCAACTCACCTGCATCCGTACCACCGATGTGCCTCAATATGTGAAAACAGATGCTAGCAAGCTACGTCAAGTTCTGATCAATCTATTGGGCAATGCCATCAAATTTACGGATCGAGGCCATGTCACGCTCCAAGTCAGCACTAGTTCCAGCCAAGCTCTAAACGTTTCTCCGGAGAAACAGACCAACGGTACGCCCGAAGGGATGACTCATCTCACGTTTGTTGTCATAGATACGGGACCTGGGATCGCATCCCACGAGTTAAATCAATTGTTTGAAGCATTTGGCCAAACCGCAGCAGGCTTAAAGATAGCTGGCGGTACAGGCTTAGGGTTACCGATTAGCCAAAAGTTTGTACAACTCCTAGGGGGTGAGATTACAGTCAAAAGCCAGTTAAGCCGTGGCAGTATCTTTCACTTTGAGATTCCAGTGCAAACAGAAAAAAGTCGGCTGTTGGAGCCAAAAGCACTGAGTAGACGACAAATCAGCAGTATAGCTACAGGGCAGCCTATCTACCGCATCTTAGTGGTAGAAGACAGCACCACCAACCGATTTTTGCTAGTGCGGCTCCTCAGCAAGGTAGGCTTTGCCGTAGAAGCAGTAGAAAATGGCTATGAAGCTTTAGCAGTATGGGAGCGTTGGCAACCTGATCTCATCTTTATGGATATCCAAATGCCCGTGATGGACGGTTATGAGGCGACTAGACGGATTAAGCAGTCACCGTTAGGCCAAAAAACTGTAATTGTGGCACTCACCGCTAGTGCTTTTGAGGAGCAACGACAAGACATCCTCTTAGCAGGCTGTGATGATTTTGTCCGCAAGCCTTTTCGTAAAGAGGAACTCCTTGCTACGATCAGCCAACATCTAGGTGTGCAGTATAGCTACGAAGAACTGCCCCCGCCAGTCAACAGTGATGCTGCAACTACCCCAGTCTCTACAGCAGTTGATACTGCTCAACAAATTGCCTCCATGCCGCCAAATTGGTTGAGCCAGTTACATTATGCTGCCGCTCAATGCAGCGATCGCCTGATTGCAGAACTGATTCAAGAAATTCCCACCGAATTTGTTGCCCTAAAAAACACTCTCACAGACCTATCCGACAACTTCTATTTTGATCAAATTACAGCCTTAACTCAGTATGAAGAAAGCAAAGCCAAAGAGTACTAA